The following is a genomic window from Apodemus sylvaticus chromosome 10, mApoSyl1.1, whole genome shotgun sequence.
AGAAACCAGATTGCGATCCCCACGGAGCCCCCAAGGGCCCTGAGAGAACTGGGTTACATGTAGGGCCCTGAGACCTCAGCCCCAACTGCTCTGCCTTTCCTCCAGGGCCGTCAGGCTGATGGGTAGCAAGAATAGCCCGTTCTGGCAGAGGTGGTCCGGCGGGGAGGAGGCCATGCGCTTGCTCCAGTCAGCTTGGTGAAGAAGGCTCTGCCCACACCATGAGCCACAGCCACTGGGGACAGAGCTGCTTTATTCGTAGGCAGAGGTGCCAGTACTGGGGGAACCAGGATAGAAGGGGAACCCAGGGAGGCAGGTGGGTGGGCCCGCACACTGGTGCCCAAGTGCAGTTTGGCTCTGCTGCATGTCCCTACCCCAAGGATGCCACCATTCACAAGTCCCCGGCTCCTGGCTGTCCCTCATTCCCAGCGTTAGGAGCTGGGGAGGGATGTCAGGCTGGCCCAGAGTGAAGGCTCCCAAGGACCAGGGCACTGCACTGGCGCACAGAAAcagcaggcagaggaggaagTGTGGGGCAAACCTCCCCCTGACCCATTTCCCATCCGGGTCCTGCTTTGTGCACAGTTCAGAAGGCAAGAGGTCGTCTGGGGACAGACAGCAGTCTGTGCTGAGGGGAAGCCACCTCCTGTCCTCTTTATTGACCCTTACCTCTCCAGCTGAGAACCGCTGTCTCCCTTCCTGCTAGCCAGCTCTAGTTGGATGGACTCTAGGCAGAGAAGGATGTGACACGGGAGGTGGGCAGGAGCCCCTGAGCCGCCACTCCCACCCTCGCCGCGGCCAAGGGCACAACGTGGGTCAGCATCCACTGTTCCTGCGCAGGAAGGTGTGGCACCGTAATGAACACTGCAGCTCCGTGAAGGTGAGAGCGCCCACGGTGATGGCACACGGGCCCACAGCCCGGAAGCCAAACTTCTCATAGAAGGGGACCAGGGCTTCCTCACACATGAGCACAGCCCGGCGCACAGCCGGCTGACTGCCCAGGTGGTGAAGGTATCTCCACAGCAGGACAGAGCCCTTGCCCTGCTGCCGGAAGGTTCTGTGCACTGCCAGAACGTGCAGGTGGGCGGTGCGGCCTCCGGGCCTGTGTAGTGTCAGCGCCTCCTGGGGGGTAGGCAAGGGACAGATGCCTGGTTACAGCTGCTGATACCTGCTCCTCCAAACCCAACCAGACCAAAAGGAAGGGTGTCCTGAGTACCAGGAGTGTCCAGGGCTCCCTTCTTACCAGACAGGACCCCACCGCAACCCACATCTACAGCAAATCTCAACAATTCAAACGACTGTTTCTtaggggttgcctaagactgtcggaaaacacagatatttacgtTACAACTtgaaacaatagcaaaattatagtcgTGAAGCAGCAGTGAAAGTGATTTTGTGGTTGGGAGgggggtcaccatgacatgaggaactgtgtttaaagggtcacagtgttagggaggttgagaaccgctgctctaaaGGGATGGGCAGAAGGGCTCTTGCCTTGGGAGGGGTCCTGCCGCTCGGACTCACGCTTTGCTTCGGAAGGAGACTCCCATCTCTGCGGAGCTCGCCCCGCCCTCACCTGAGTGAGTCTCTCCTTGTCCCAAAGCGAGCCGATGATGAAGGCCACAAGGCAGCCTTCCTCAAACCAGCCCAGTGACAGCTCTGGACACAGGGTGAGGAAGTGCCGGATCTCATCCAAGTGCAGGGGACAGGTGCCCGAGACAGAGATAAAGGCTGCAGCGGAAGGCAGGGACGAACAGATGCTTGCTGTGCAAGGGCCTGTggcttgtgtgtgcacagacGCGGTCGGTCACTCAGATGACCCTGCCTCGCCTGGGAAACCATGGGACTCTGGGCTGTTGCTTCCTACTCTAGAGCACACCTCCATCTCTCCCCTGTCCCCGCATCTCTCctcacccgtgtgtgtgtgtgtgtgtgtgtgtgtgtgtgtgtgtgtgtgagagagagagagagaaagacagagacagagacagagagaggggggagagagacagagacagagagagagacagagagaggggagagagacagagagagagagagacagagacagagagaaagagaggagtcAAATTTGACTCCTAAAGGCAAGAGCCTTGGGAGCTCGCTCGTTCAGAGCACCCGCCCAAGCCCCACTCACCTTCCCGCTCAATCTCAAAGGCACTGGTGGCATCCTCAAGCGTGAGGCAGCGGAACTCGCTGGCAGGGAGTGTGTGGCGCCGCTGGCAGCCTAGGAACTCCGAGGTCCCGAGTGGCAGGTGCAGGGCCTCAGGTTTCAGGGAGTGGATGTTCAACATGGGCATCTGGCCACGGAACCCTCCCCGGGGCTCCCCAGCTTCAGATGTGGTCCCTCAGCGCTGCCAGAGAAGAGGGAGAGTCTGGCCTCCATTGCAAAGAATGCAAGTCAGGCATCTCTTGGGGTAGAGCCTGTCCCCAGGTGCCTGGACCTCAAGGCAAATTCCAGGAGCTTGCAATGTTAGTGTGATTTCCTCTCTTTCACTCATGAGCTAGAAGTCCCTTGGAGCAATTGGTCAAAGCCCCAGACTCTACTATACGCCCTCCAGCCTTGGGAGGCTGTGGGCACCATAACTGTATGTAAGCATTGTACCCCAAGAGGGTAGTAGAGCCAGGGGCCACGAACCTCCAGCCTCTTCTGAATCTGTGAGGTGGGCAGGCTCGCAGGCCCCTCATACCTCCAGTTAAGGAGCTACTACCAGTCACGTGACTTGTCTCGTCCAAAGGATTTCTTGTCTTCTGAGTGAGACACTATGGCCAGGAGAgtttttttagttttcattttttgaaggaaatgtgtgtgtgtgcaaatctTTGTGTGGCTGTGTGCAAAAGCCTCCAGAGCCCAGAGGTGAAgcatctcctggagctggagccacaggtggttgtgagcccccgCTGTGGGTGCGGGGCACTGAGCTCAGGGCTGAAGTAGAACTCATACACGCTGTCAATCTTTGGGCGGTCTATCCTCCCCTAAGCTGAGAGCTTTTTAGATTGTCTCAGACTTCAGTCCAGGAGGAAAAGCTCTTTAATTAATGTGAGCCTGACGTCAGACTAGGTCACGCTGAGGAGATGGGGGCTAAGACGTTAAAGAGCCTAAGACTGGAGAGTCTGAGGTCAGGAGGGCCAGGTATGGAGGACACTCAGACGACATGCCTGTCTCATCAGCTTAGGCACATAGAACACATGGGTGTGATGCCCTCTTTCTCATGACACCCTACAAAGCGGTGATCCTTAGAGGATCTCTTCCATCCCTCTGCCTTCACAAGGGGCTGAGGAGttcaggtgagatggctcagcaggtaagggacTTTCCACCAAGCCTGAGAGCCTGCGTTCAATCCCAgggacccacatgatagaaggagaggactgacttcCACAGTGGTCCTCTGGCTTCCGCGTGTGTGTACCGCacgtgcacataaaataaacaatacatatgtgcacataagaTAAGTAACTAGAATGCAGTACGGATGTTCTTTTTAAATGGGCGATGGAGCTAGCTCAAGCATGAAGATCTAAGCCTTTGGACATGAAAAACCCGGTGCATGGCTGCCGCCCAGCAGCATCTATATCCTAGCACCAGAGGCACAGGGTTGGGCAAATCCCTGGGACTCGCTGGCTCTCCTAGCCACCCCAGCCCACTTGGTGAGCTTCAGagcagtgagagaccttgtcccaAGAGATGAAGTAGACAGTTCCTGCAGTTCCTGGAGAATGACACCCAAAGCTAACCTCTGGCATGCACTCACAggactgcacatacacacacacacatacatagatacatacatacatacatacacatattcacatacattcatgcacatatacatacacatgcatatacatgcacatgcatacacaaatacatgtacacacatacacacatacatacatacatacacatatacatgcatgcacatacacatacatacatacatacatgcatgcatgcatatatacatacatacgtgcataCATAGAGCCAGGGATAGAGCCCACTTACCAGAACTGTAAGGAGTCAAGGTGTCCTCACCACAGAACCAGTCACC
Proteins encoded in this region:
- the Aanat gene encoding serotonin N-acetyltransferase; the encoded protein is MPMLNIHSLKPEALHLPLGTSEFLGCQRRHTLPASEFRCLTLEDATSAFEIEREAFISVSGTCPLHLDEIRHFLTLCPELSLGWFEEGCLVAFIIGSLWDKERLTQEALTLHRPGGRTAHLHVLAVHRTFRQQGKGSVLLWRYLHHLGSQPAVRRAVLMCEEALVPFYEKFGFRAVGPCAITVGALTFTELQCSLRCHTFLRRNSGC